CGTAACCCAGGGCATCAGCCAGGGTGAGACGCCCTTCAGCGTCAGTAGATATGATTTCTATGGTTTTACCGCCCATTGCCGTGAGAACATCTCCCGGCCTGATGGCGTTGCCGTCAGGCATGTTCTCCGTAGCCGCGCAGATAGCCAGAACATTAATTTTGGGTTTAAGCTGAGCGATAGCGCCCATGGCGGCGATGACAGCGGCACCCCCCGCCATATCCCCCTTCATATCACCCATCCCCTCGGAGGGCTTGATGGAAATACCGCCGGAGTCGAATGTTATCCCCTTGCCGATCAGGGCGATATCGGTGGACGCGGAGTTGCTTCCCCGGTAGCGGAGGGCGATGAATTTGGGTGGCTGGCGGCTTCCCTGGGACACTCCCAGGATGGCGCCCATCCCCATTGCCTGCATTTGCTCCCGTTCCAGGATATTGATTTCCAGCCCGTGGCTCTCCGCTAGCTTGCTGGCTATTGTCGCCATATCAGTGGGTGTCAGGTAGTTAGATGGTTCATTGACCATGTCTCGGGCCAGATTAGCCGCTTCCGCCATGATTTTACCCTGGCGGGAACCTTCTTCCAGGGCGGAAAGCCGCCCGGCGTCGCCATCAATTATGGTCAACTGCTCAATCTCACCGTGCTCGGAGGCTTTGGTGATGTGGCGGCGGAACAAATAGACCCCGAGCAGTGCCCCTTCGGTTATTGCACGGGATGCGTCTGACACGGTTATTCCCGCCAGCCCTGCTCCCCGGGTAGAGATGGCAACAGTTTTTAGGTTCTTCTTCTGCAAAAACCGGCAGGTACCGGCAATTGCTCTCATAACCCGGTCCGGGGTTATCTCTTCTTTCTTGCCCAGGCCGGTGACGACTACTCTGGTTGCCGGGAGTTTACCCTGACTGTAAATAACGGTAATCTGGTTGAGTTTACCCTTTATCTCGCCCTGTTTAATCAGTTCGGTAATCGTCCCCCCCAGGGCTTCATCCACAGTTGCCGCCTCATCTTCAGGGCGTTCCATTCCCTCGAAGCAGTTCACGATAATGGCGTCAGCTTTGATTCTGGTAATGCTATCGGTTGCGACCTTAACCTCCAACTTAATCTCCTTTCACTTTTTCGACGATACTTTCGGAGCCGGTTTTATATCCCTAACTCAGTCATGCGGATAGCGTGCCCTCCGGTTTTCCGCTAGGCCCGGGCGACCCACTCAATACCCAGTTCCTGAAGCTTGACCAGGGTGGGTGTTCCGCTTACCCTGTCCCAACCGGCCATGGCATAATAGGTATCTATCGCCTGGTCCAATTTTTCCCGGTTGATGCCGACCCCTTTCAGTGGGCCGGAGGTGAAGGGGATGAAGAACCGCTGTGGCAGGCGGTCGTCCTTGACCGTCATACCCTCCCGGATATCAAAGGCGCGGGCCATGGCAACACACCGCTCGCCGCCTTTCATTAACTCCCAGACCGAGGTGTTCCAGCCGGTGACGCCTGTTACCAGCGCAACCATCCGCTCAATGCTCACAGGTACGAACATGCACCATACCAGGCAATTGAGGGTATGCTGCCAGAGACTGCCGTAGACCAGCATGCGCACCTTGGCCTCGCTTAGCTCCCGGGCAGGTAAAGGCTCGAAGATACCCAGCGCCTGGAGATTGGCCAGTTCCTGGCTCATATCATCGGGGTCATCGTACATCGTGTCATGGATGTTATGGCAGTGGTCGGCGCCGGTAGGGGAGATGGTATAGCCGACCCCCAGACCCTGCTTGTAACGGGGCTCATGCATCGGCAGTTCCTGTCCCTTAATCTGCAGGGCAAAATCTTCGGCGCCCCGGCCGAAAGCGGCGGCAGCCCGGGCTACCCCGTCCGCCAGCACCTGGCCGATGCCTTCCCGGCGGGCGATCATCTCTATCAACCTTAACATGGTGTCGGCATCTCCGAAGCGAAGCTCCAGGCCGCCGCTATCCTCTCCGGTGATGATGCCGCGCTCAAAGCACTCCATGGCAAAAGCGATGCTGGAGCCGGTGGATATGGTGTCCAGTCCGTAGGCGTTGCACAGGGCATTGCCCCTGGCGACCGCTTCCAGATTGTCAATTCCGCAGTTTGAGCCTAGAGAGGCTAAAGTCTCGTATTCCGGCCCGCCGTAAACCGGGTCAACGTCATACCGTCCCCGGGCGGCCACCTCCGGTTTACAGCGGATGGTGCAGGCGTAGCACCCCCTCCTCCCGCTCATGATTGTTGCCTTCATCGCCTCCACCGATATCTTGTCGGCTCCCTCGAAGACACCCTGCTGGAAGTTCCGCGTGGGTAATCCTCCATTGTTATTCAGGGGCATGAGCACTCCGGCAGTGCCATCCTCGCGCATGGAAACGGCGTCCGGGTTGGTCTTCAGGTCATTGCTGAGCCATCTGGCGATGGAGTTCACGGCGCTGGCATCGGCTAACGCCACCTTCTGACGTCCCCTGACCGCAATCGCTTTCAGCTTTTTCGAGCCCATTACCGCCCCCATGCCGGTACGGCCGGCGGCGTGTGACAGATCGTTGATGACACAGGCATAGCGGACCAGGTTCTCGCCGCCGATCCCCATCTGGGCGATGCGGATACCACTATCCCCCAGTTCTTCCTGAATCATCTTTTGACACTCGGCGGTGGTCTTACCCCAGAGGTGCCGGGCGTCTCTAATCTCGGCTTTGCCATCATCAATCCAGAGGTATACCGGACTGGCTGCTTTGCCTTCAAAGATAATGGCGTCATAGCCGGCATGTTTCAGTTCGGCTCCCCAGTAGCCGCCGACCTCGGTATCACCGTAACCGTTGGTCAGCGGTGACTTGGCGCCGACACTGTTGCGCCCCCCACCGGCG
Above is a window of Dehalococcoidales bacterium DNA encoding:
- a CDS encoding aldehyde ferredoxin oxidoreductase family protein, with amino-acid sequence MPYGYNGRILRVDLSRGTTSVDEPDAGFYRHYIGGRGLVSYFLLRELTGGEDPLGPENKLIFATGPLTGVPIAGGGRNSVGAKSPLTNGYGDTEVGGYWGAELKHAGYDAIIFEGKAASPVYLWIDDGKAEIRDARHLWGKTTAECQKMIQEELGDSGIRIAQMGIGGENLVRYACVINDLSHAAGRTGMGAVMGSKKLKAIAVRGRQKVALADASAVNSIARWLSNDLKTNPDAVSMREDGTAGVLMPLNNNGGLPTRNFQQGVFEGADKISVEAMKATIMSGRRGCYACTIRCKPEVAARGRYDVDPVYGGPEYETLASLGSNCGIDNLEAVARGNALCNAYGLDTISTGSSIAFAMECFERGIITGEDSGGLELRFGDADTMLRLIEMIARREGIGQVLADGVARAAAAFGRGAEDFALQIKGQELPMHEPRYKQGLGVGYTISPTGADHCHNIHDTMYDDPDDMSQELANLQALGIFEPLPARELSEAKVRMLVYGSLWQHTLNCLVWCMFVPVSIERMVALVTGVTGWNTSVWELMKGGERCVAMARAFDIREGMTVKDDRLPQRFFIPFTSGPLKGVGINREKLDQAIDTYYAMAGWDRVSGTPTLVKLQELGIEWVARA
- a CDS encoding leucyl aminopeptidase; this translates as MEVKVATDSITRIKADAIIVNCFEGMERPEDEAATVDEALGGTITELIKQGEIKGKLNQITVIYSQGKLPATRVVVTGLGKKEEITPDRVMRAIAGTCRFLQKKNLKTVAISTRGAGLAGITVSDASRAITEGALLGVYLFRRHITKASEHGEIEQLTIIDGDAGRLSALEEGSRQGKIMAEAANLARDMVNEPSNYLTPTDMATIASKLAESHGLEINILEREQMQAMGMGAILGVSQGSRQPPKFIALRYRGSNSASTDIALIGKGITFDSGGISIKPSEGMGDMKGDMAGGAAVIAAMGAIAQLKPKINVLAICAATENMPDGNAIRPGDVLTAMGGKTIEIISTDAEGRLTLADALGYAKKEGAKLLVDAATLTGAMRIALGDICTGAFGNNQELIDKIIAAGNEAGERIWQMPMYEEYKKQNESDVADIKNVGGRMGGAITAAQFVGEFAGDTPWVHLDIAGTSMNEKEQNQLPKGATGVPARTLVNLVLALAKESG